A genomic region of Lagopus muta isolate bLagMut1 chromosome 19, bLagMut1 primary, whole genome shotgun sequence contains the following coding sequences:
- the TTLL11 gene encoding tubulin polyglutamylase TTLL11 isoform X2, producing the protein MTEMVRKVMLSRAVRTMQDLFPVEYNFYPRSWILPEEFPLFVAEVRMMKESDPSWKPTFIVKPDGGCQGDGIYLIKDPSDVRLAGSLQSRPAVVQEYICKPLLVDKLKFDIRLYVLLKSLEPLEIYIAKDGLSRFCTEPYQEPTLKNLHQVFMHLTNYSLNIHSGNFIHSDNVNTGSKRTFSSILCRLSSRGADVKKVWSDIISLVIKTIIALTPELKVYYQSDIPAGKPGPTCFQILGFDILLMKNLKPMLLEVNANPSMRIEHEQELSPGVFENVPSPVDEEVKVAVIRDTLRLVDPHKKKRKDTQSQTSEHVSETREDLLDAGPAGGPEYETSKNPEAALPSLCLKQVFPKYAKQFNYLRLVDRVAALFIRFLGVKGTTKLGPTGFRTFIRNCKLSNSNFSMASVDILYIDITRRWNSMGFDHKESVTFLAGMCLQAFVEAFFCLAQKKYKSLPLHEQVASLIDFCEYHLAALDEKRLLCGRGVVERRGAAVTCPTDGLEVTPALHAPLLNRTAAAGKLADCRSHRYPAAVSPGAGRD; encoded by the exons ATGACGGAGATGGTACGTAAGGTTATGCTGAGCCGGGCAGTGAGAACGATGCAGGATTTGTTTCCTGTCGAATATAACTTCTATCCTCGCTCCTGGATTCTGCCCGAGGAGTTTCCCCTCTTTGTGGCTGAG GTTCGAATGATGAAAGAGAGCGATCCGTCCTGGAAGCCCACTTTTATTGTCAAACCTGATGGCGGGTGCCAGGGGGATGGAATCTACCTCATTAAAGACCCCAGCGACGTCAGGCTGGCCGGCAGCCTGCAGAGCCGCCCGGCAGTGGTCCAGGAGTACATCTGCAAACCGCTGCTTGTGGACAAGCTGAAGTTTGATATTCGTCTCTACGTCTTACTGAAATCCTTAGAACCTTTAGAGATTTATATAGCCAAAGATGGACTTTCTAGGTTTTGTACAGAGCCCTATCAAGAACCCACTCTAAAAAATTTGCACCAGGTTTTTATGCACTTAACTAACTACTCACTAAATATCCATAGTGGGAATTTCATCCATTCTGACAATGTAAACACTGGCAGCAAGAGGACTTTCTCAAGCATTCTGTGCAGACTGTCTTCCAGAGGAGCTGATGTCAAAAAGGTCTGGTCAGATATAATTTCACTGGTGATTAAAACAATTATTGCACTGACACCAGAACTGAAAGTTTACTATCAGTCTGACATCCCAGCAGGAAAGCCTGGGCCAACTTGCTTCCAG ATTTTAGGGTTTGACATTCTCCTGATGAAAAACTTGAAGCCCATGTTGCTGGAAGTAAATGCAAACCCCAGCATGAGAATAGAGCACGAGCAAGAG CTCTCTCCTGGGGTGTTTGAAAATGTCCCAAGTCCTGTTGATGAAGAAGTGAAAGTAGCTGTTATCAGAGATACTCTTCGTCTGGTGGACccccacaaaaaaaagagaaaagatactCA ATCTCAGACTTCAGAGCATGTGTCAGAAACAAGAGAGGATCTACTGGATGCAGGACCAGCAGGTGGACCGGAATACGAGACCAGCAAAAACCCAGAGGCTGCCCTGCCCTCCCTTTGTCTCAAGCAAGTGTTTCCAAAGTACGCCAAGCAGTTTAATTACCTGCGTCTTGTGGACAGGGTGGCTGCATTGTTCATCCGATTCCTTGGCGTCAAAGGGACAACAAAACTGGGGCCAACAGGTTTCCGGACATTTATAAG aaactgCAAGCTCAGTAACAGCAATTTTTCAATGGCTTCTGTAGATATCTTATACATTGATATCACACGAAGGTGGAACAGCATGGGATTTGATCACAAAGAATCAG TCACTTTCCTTGCAGGGATGTGTTTGCAAGCCTTTGTTGAAGCTTTCTTCTGTTTGGCTCAGAAAAAATACAAGTCGCTCCCTCTTCATGAGCAGGTGGCATCATTGATTGACTTCTGTGAGTATCACCTGGCTGCCCTGGATGAGAAGCGCCTGCTTTGTGGCCGGGGGGTTGTGGAGCGCCGAGGTGCAGCGGTTACTTGTCCGACAGATGGACTTGAGGTGACCCCAGCTCTGCACGCACCCCTCCTAAACCGCACGGCCGCAGCTGGTAAACTTGCAGATTGCAGAAGTCATCGCtatcctgctgctgtttcaccAGGAGCAGGGAGAGACTGA
- the TTLL11 gene encoding tubulin polyglutamylase TTLL11 isoform X1 has product MEPAGAPPPSCAPAREAEEPPGSPALPAERPRDGEPARKAREEAAAVERSRGRGPAGRAARSAGRRGPEERGARAGRRPRVTVDSSKAKTSLEALKISLRQLRWREFPFGRRLPCDIYWHGVSFHDNYIFSGQVNKFPGMTEMVRKVMLSRAVRTMQDLFPVEYNFYPRSWILPEEFPLFVAEVRMMKESDPSWKPTFIVKPDGGCQGDGIYLIKDPSDVRLAGSLQSRPAVVQEYICKPLLVDKLKFDIRLYVLLKSLEPLEIYIAKDGLSRFCTEPYQEPTLKNLHQVFMHLTNYSLNIHSGNFIHSDNVNTGSKRTFSSILCRLSSRGADVKKVWSDIISLVIKTIIALTPELKVYYQSDIPAGKPGPTCFQILGFDILLMKNLKPMLLEVNANPSMRIEHEQELSPGVFENVPSPVDEEVKVAVIRDTLRLVDPHKKKRKDTQSQTSEHVSETREDLLDAGPAGGPEYETSKNPEAALPSLCLKQVFPKYAKQFNYLRLVDRVAALFIRFLGVKGTTKLGPTGFRTFIRNCKLSNSNFSMASVDILYIDITRRWNSMGFDHKESGMCLQAFVEAFFCLAQKKYKSLPLHEQVASLIDFCEYHLAALDEKRLLCGRGVVERRGAAVTCPTDGLEVTPALHAPLLNRTAAAGKLADCRSHRYPAAVSPGAGRD; this is encoded by the exons ATGGAGCCGGCCGGGGCCCCGCCGCCGAGCTGCGCCCCGGCCCGGGAGGCGGAGGAACCCCCGGGGTCCCCGGCGCTCCCCGCCGAACGTCCGCGGGACGGCGAGCCCGCCCGGAAGGCGAGAGAAGAGGCGGCGGCGGTGGAACGGAGCCGCGGTCGCGGCCcggccgggcgggcggcgcggagTGCGGGGCGGCGCGGGCCGGAGGAGCGGGGGGCCCGGGCGGGACGGCGGCCCCGGGTCACCGTGGATAGCTCCAAGGCCAAGACCTCACTGGAGGCGCTGAAGATCAGCCTGCGGCAGCTGCGTTGGAGGGAG TTTCCCTTTGGCAGGCGCCTGCCGTGTGATATCTACTGGCATGGAGTGTCGTTTCATGACAATTACATATTCTCAGGTCAAGTCAACAAGTTTCCAG GCATGACGGAGATGGTACGTAAGGTTATGCTGAGCCGGGCAGTGAGAACGATGCAGGATTTGTTTCCTGTCGAATATAACTTCTATCCTCGCTCCTGGATTCTGCCCGAGGAGTTTCCCCTCTTTGTGGCTGAG GTTCGAATGATGAAAGAGAGCGATCCGTCCTGGAAGCCCACTTTTATTGTCAAACCTGATGGCGGGTGCCAGGGGGATGGAATCTACCTCATTAAAGACCCCAGCGACGTCAGGCTGGCCGGCAGCCTGCAGAGCCGCCCGGCAGTGGTCCAGGAGTACATCTGCAAACCGCTGCTTGTGGACAAGCTGAAGTTTGATATTCGTCTCTACGTCTTACTGAAATCCTTAGAACCTTTAGAGATTTATATAGCCAAAGATGGACTTTCTAGGTTTTGTACAGAGCCCTATCAAGAACCCACTCTAAAAAATTTGCACCAGGTTTTTATGCACTTAACTAACTACTCACTAAATATCCATAGTGGGAATTTCATCCATTCTGACAATGTAAACACTGGCAGCAAGAGGACTTTCTCAAGCATTCTGTGCAGACTGTCTTCCAGAGGAGCTGATGTCAAAAAGGTCTGGTCAGATATAATTTCACTGGTGATTAAAACAATTATTGCACTGACACCAGAACTGAAAGTTTACTATCAGTCTGACATCCCAGCAGGAAAGCCTGGGCCAACTTGCTTCCAG ATTTTAGGGTTTGACATTCTCCTGATGAAAAACTTGAAGCCCATGTTGCTGGAAGTAAATGCAAACCCCAGCATGAGAATAGAGCACGAGCAAGAG CTCTCTCCTGGGGTGTTTGAAAATGTCCCAAGTCCTGTTGATGAAGAAGTGAAAGTAGCTGTTATCAGAGATACTCTTCGTCTGGTGGACccccacaaaaaaaagagaaaagatactCA ATCTCAGACTTCAGAGCATGTGTCAGAAACAAGAGAGGATCTACTGGATGCAGGACCAGCAGGTGGACCGGAATACGAGACCAGCAAAAACCCAGAGGCTGCCCTGCCCTCCCTTTGTCTCAAGCAAGTGTTTCCAAAGTACGCCAAGCAGTTTAATTACCTGCGTCTTGTGGACAGGGTGGCTGCATTGTTCATCCGATTCCTTGGCGTCAAAGGGACAACAAAACTGGGGCCAACAGGTTTCCGGACATTTATAAG aaactgCAAGCTCAGTAACAGCAATTTTTCAATGGCTTCTGTAGATATCTTATACATTGATATCACACGAAGGTGGAACAGCATGGGATTTGATCACAAAGAATCAG GGATGTGTTTGCAAGCCTTTGTTGAAGCTTTCTTCTGTTTGGCTCAGAAAAAATACAAGTCGCTCCCTCTTCATGAGCAGGTGGCATCATTGATTGACTTCTGTGAGTATCACCTGGCTGCCCTGGATGAGAAGCGCCTGCTTTGTGGCCGGGGGGTTGTGGAGCGCCGAGGTGCAGCGGTTACTTGTCCGACAGATGGACTTGAGGTGACCCCAGCTCTGCACGCACCCCTCCTAAACCGCACGGCCGCAGCTGGTAAACTTGCAGATTGCAGAAGTCATCGCtatcctgctgctgtttcaccAGGAGCAGGGAGAGACTGA